From Marivirga harenae, one genomic window encodes:
- a CDS encoding peptidylprolyl isomerase codes for MSKAEIVTSKGTLKIEFYDDATPNTVKNFHKLAKEGFYDGLTFHRVIPDFVVQGGCPDGTGAGGPGYSIDCETDGDKQHHEKGVLSMAHAGKNTGGSQFFICHSRQNTQHLDGKHTAFGKVYEGLDIIDEIRQGDVMEKVTILE; via the coding sequence ATGAGCAAAGCAGAAATAGTAACGAGCAAAGGCACATTAAAAATTGAATTTTATGATGATGCCACACCCAATACGGTAAAAAACTTTCACAAATTGGCAAAAGAAGGATTTTATGATGGTTTAACTTTCCATAGAGTGATTCCCGATTTTGTCGTACAAGGTGGTTGTCCTGATGGAACAGGTGCTGGTGGCCCCGGGTACTCCATTGACTGTGAAACAGATGGAGACAAGCAACATCATGAAAAAGGAGTTTTATCAATGGCGCATGCTGGAAAAAACACGGGAGGTTCTCAATTCTTTATCTGTCATAGCAGACAAAATACTCAACATTTGGACGGCAAGCACACTGCCTTTGGAAAAGTGTATGAAGGTTTAGATATCATTGATGAAATTCGTCAAGGGGATGTGATGGAGAAAGTGACGATTTTGGAGTAA
- a CDS encoding biotin-dependent carboxyltransferase family protein, whose protein sequence is MKQSELTLIFLKAGMQTTVQDQGRAGLQHLGVPIGGALDKRSAELANYLVGNNQQTPVLEITMMGPEILFDTDALVAVTGAQFDIYIDNRIVKNEEAFHVKSGTIVRFGQLNYGCRAYMAVAGKWNAKKWKGSASPILQAAEATPDSIIKKGSKLKIESAHLNKNGTLDKNTSTPPLANKIRLKVKAGPEFENISRTAIAKFFGQGHLITQDANRMGYRLKTELTALEEKKEMISSGIIPGTVQLTSSGQPIILLNDAQTTGGYPRIVNIIAKDLDQIAQLKPGDEIWFSLE, encoded by the coding sequence ATGAAGCAAAGTGAACTGACCTTAATATTTTTGAAAGCAGGAATGCAAACAACCGTTCAAGATCAAGGAAGAGCAGGTCTGCAACATTTGGGAGTTCCAATTGGAGGAGCGTTAGATAAACGTTCTGCCGAATTGGCTAATTATTTGGTTGGTAACAATCAACAAACCCCCGTGCTAGAAATAACCATGATGGGGCCTGAAATTCTATTTGATACAGATGCTTTAGTGGCTGTAACGGGAGCACAGTTTGATATTTACATTGATAATAGAATTGTAAAAAATGAAGAAGCCTTTCATGTGAAAAGTGGTACGATTGTTAGGTTCGGACAGTTAAATTATGGATGCAGGGCTTATATGGCCGTTGCAGGTAAATGGAACGCCAAGAAATGGAAAGGAAGTGCTAGCCCTATTTTGCAAGCAGCTGAAGCAACACCCGATAGTATAATAAAAAAAGGCTCTAAATTGAAAATTGAATCAGCACATTTGAACAAAAACGGAACTTTAGACAAAAATACTTCAACTCCCCCTTTAGCCAATAAAATAAGATTAAAAGTAAAAGCTGGACCTGAATTTGAAAACATTTCAAGGACTGCGATCGCAAAGTTCTTTGGCCAAGGTCACCTGATCACTCAAGATGCCAACAGAATGGGCTATAGATTAAAAACAGAACTAACCGCATTAGAAGAAAAGAAAGAAATGATTTCCTCGGGTATTATTCCGGGAACTGTCCAGCTTACAAGTAGTGGTCAGCCCATCATACTACTAAATGATGCGCAAACGACAGGTGGATATCCTAGAATTGTGAATATAATTGCTAAGGACTTAGATCAAATAGCGCAATTAAAACCTGGTGATGAAATCTGGTTTAGTCTTGAATGA
- a CDS encoding substrate-binding domain-containing protein, with protein sequence MSKTIRIGGVPEHYNTPIHLAIESGAIKNEGLQIEWITFEGGTGEMREALINNEVDICAILTEGIVSGILQGVPAKIISGYVKSPLIWGIHSGTENPIRDHKEIYDKQFAISRIGSGSHLMPIVDALNNDKKLEESQFKIIQNLKGALASLQKQETDVFYWEKYTTKPYVERGELKRIGEYVTPWPCFVLAAHTEIINERPKDISRVLRQIQRTSAMFMENEDAVNMVSERFKIKKEDAAKWYHATEWATDGWVSNKMLKNVVYTLKEANIIDEMADTEQLVWQRNSI encoded by the coding sequence GTGAGTAAAACCATAAGAATAGGCGGAGTACCAGAACATTACAATACACCAATCCACCTAGCAATAGAATCCGGAGCCATTAAGAATGAAGGCTTACAAATTGAATGGATAACATTTGAAGGAGGCACAGGCGAAATGAGAGAAGCACTCATCAATAATGAAGTTGATATTTGTGCTATTTTAACAGAAGGTATAGTGAGTGGGATTTTACAAGGTGTGCCTGCCAAAATCATCAGCGGTTATGTAAAAAGCCCACTAATTTGGGGCATACATAGCGGAACAGAAAATCCGATAAGAGACCATAAAGAGATTTACGATAAGCAGTTTGCCATTAGTAGAATTGGATCCGGTTCACACTTAATGCCAATAGTAGATGCTTTAAATAATGATAAAAAATTAGAGGAATCGCAGTTCAAAATTATCCAAAACCTAAAAGGCGCATTAGCATCACTTCAAAAGCAGGAAACAGATGTTTTTTATTGGGAAAAGTACACCACCAAGCCTTATGTTGAAAGAGGAGAATTGAAACGTATCGGTGAATATGTAACGCCTTGGCCCTGCTTCGTATTAGCAGCACATACTGAAATCATTAATGAAAGGCCCAAGGATATATCAAGAGTACTACGGCAAATACAACGTACTTCTGCCATGTTTATGGAAAATGAAGACGCAGTAAACATGGTTAGTGAACGATTCAAAATTAAAAAAGAAGACGCTGCCAAATGGTATCATGCTACTGAATGGGCTACGGACGGCTGGGTTAGTAATAAGATGCTAAAAAATGTAGTATACACCTTAAAAGAAGCTAATATAATTGATGAAATGGCGGATACTGAACAACTCGTTTGGCAACGGAATAGTATTTAA
- a CDS encoding transglycosylase domain-containing protein: MPKKKRKKSLKNKIIKYISLLIGFGFLLLVLFFYSIKSGLFGKLPNEEFLTNIKNSQATEIVDENGENIGFLYRNFRSNVEFTDFPDHLVDALVATEDIRFFEHSGIDYRSLLRVLVKTIILQDRSGGGGSTLSQQLVKNLFPREYSNKFEILVIKIKEAIIAQELEQIYSKEDLLTLYLNTVSFPDNTFGIEAASRTFFNKPVNKLDLSESAILVGSLKATYTFNPRIFPENSIDRRNIVLSQMKKYDKISEETYLKAVKEDIELDYRPMKADKGIAPYFREQVRKNLISWAEKYEKETGESLDIYGDGLTIHTTLNKRMQLYAETAMKTHMQNLQKAFEENWGNLAPWKKKEVYQKHIQRTHHYKALKSQGKAEQEIQQILREKKKMQVFNWSGAEVQTMSVIDSIQHALKTLQAGFLAMEPKTGAVKTWIGGIDFEYFKYDHVSQSRRQLGSTFKPFVYLNALENGVKPCEYFPASAVAYENLEGWKPTNSDDEDYTYVNVNMQEALRKSMNTVSVKILEETGIPSLLEFAENVGIESKLPEVPSLALGTAELTMLELAKAYSSFLNDGKSSEPFFIQKITNSSGTVLAEFEPEKQNEKAFSTLNQEMILKMMQEVVNSGTASRLRWRYKLNNDIAGKTGTTQNNRDGWFVGLLPNLVVLSWAGTDIGSIGFRSTSIGQGANSALPIFGLWMQKVNADASLNHYSKSKYPSISEEAKGLMDCPPIKEDGFLKKLFTNPDKEKSKNFEEEGKQNQGLFKRIKKLFKKDESSD; this comes from the coding sequence ATGCCAAAGAAGAAAAGAAAAAAGAGTCTAAAGAACAAAATTATCAAATACATATCCTTGCTGATTGGCTTCGGGTTTTTACTACTAGTTTTGTTTTTCTATAGTATCAAATCTGGCCTGTTTGGAAAATTACCAAATGAAGAGTTTTTGACTAATATTAAAAATTCTCAAGCTACAGAAATTGTGGATGAGAATGGGGAAAATATTGGCTTCCTTTATCGTAATTTTCGCTCTAATGTAGAATTTACTGATTTTCCAGACCATCTTGTCGATGCTTTAGTTGCAACAGAAGATATCCGTTTTTTCGAGCATTCAGGTATTGATTATCGAAGTTTGCTACGAGTTTTAGTGAAAACTATAATTCTACAAGATCGATCGGGCGGAGGTGGGAGCACCTTATCTCAACAGTTGGTAAAGAATTTATTTCCTCGTGAATATTCGAATAAATTTGAGATTCTTGTAATCAAAATCAAGGAAGCCATTATTGCTCAAGAGTTGGAGCAAATATATTCTAAAGAGGATCTACTAACTTTATATTTAAATACAGTTAGTTTTCCAGATAATACTTTCGGCATTGAGGCCGCTTCACGCACTTTTTTTAACAAGCCAGTAAATAAGTTAGATTTAAGCGAATCGGCCATTTTAGTAGGAAGTTTGAAAGCTACTTACACATTCAATCCAAGAATATTTCCAGAGAATAGTATAGATAGAAGAAATATTGTTCTGTCCCAAATGAAAAAGTATGATAAAATAAGTGAAGAGACATACTTAAAGGCTGTTAAGGAAGATATTGAATTAGATTACCGTCCTATGAAGGCGGACAAGGGGATCGCTCCTTATTTTAGGGAACAAGTAAGGAAGAACCTGATTTCATGGGCTGAAAAATATGAAAAGGAAACTGGCGAATCACTTGATATATATGGAGATGGTTTAACAATTCATACTACCTTAAATAAAAGGATGCAGTTATACGCTGAAACTGCTATGAAAACGCATATGCAGAATTTACAAAAAGCTTTCGAAGAAAATTGGGGCAATCTTGCGCCTTGGAAAAAGAAAGAAGTTTATCAAAAGCATATTCAAAGAACTCACCATTATAAAGCCTTAAAATCACAAGGGAAAGCCGAGCAGGAAATTCAACAAATATTGAGGGAGAAAAAGAAAATGCAAGTTTTCAACTGGTCGGGTGCTGAAGTACAAACTATGAGTGTTATTGATAGCATTCAGCATGCATTAAAAACGTTGCAAGCTGGATTCTTAGCAATGGAACCGAAAACCGGGGCTGTTAAAACCTGGATAGGAGGAATTGATTTTGAATACTTCAAATATGACCATGTTTCACAAAGTAGAAGACAGCTTGGTTCTACTTTTAAGCCTTTTGTGTATTTAAATGCATTGGAGAATGGAGTGAAACCCTGTGAGTACTTTCCTGCCAGTGCAGTTGCATATGAAAACTTGGAAGGATGGAAACCAACAAATAGCGATGATGAGGATTACACATATGTAAATGTTAATATGCAGGAAGCGCTAAGGAAATCCATGAATACTGTCTCTGTCAAAATATTAGAAGAGACTGGTATTCCATCATTACTAGAGTTTGCTGAAAATGTTGGAATAGAATCTAAATTGCCCGAAGTCCCTTCATTGGCACTAGGAACTGCAGAGCTTACCATGCTTGAATTAGCAAAAGCCTATTCTTCTTTTTTAAATGATGGCAAATCTTCAGAACCATTTTTTATACAAAAGATTACTAATAGTTCAGGAACTGTATTGGCAGAATTTGAGCCAGAGAAGCAAAATGAAAAAGCGTTTTCCACACTTAATCAAGAAATGATTTTAAAAATGATGCAAGAAGTTGTCAATTCAGGCACTGCATCAAGATTGAGATGGAGATATAAATTGAATAATGATATAGCAGGTAAAACTGGAACCACTCAAAATAATAGAGACGGTTGGTTTGTAGGACTTTTACCAAATCTGGTGGTGCTAAGTTGGGCAGGGACAGACATAGGAAGTATTGGTTTTAGAAGTACATCAATTGGACAGGGCGCTAATTCTGCTTTACCCATTTTCGGATTATGGATGCAAAAAGTAAATGCTGATGCTAGCTTAAATCATTACAGTAAGAGCAAATATCCCAGTATATCAGAAGAAGCAAAGGGCTTGATGGACTGTCCTCCTATTAAGGAAGATGGATTTCTAAAAAAGCTCTTCACAAATCCTGACAAGGAAAAAAGTAAAAATTTTGAAGAGGAGGGAAAGCAAAATCAAGGATTATTTAAACGAATTAAGAAGTTGTTCAAAAAGGACGAGTCATCTGACTAA